The Bosea sp. 685 DNA window GAGGATCTCACCCTCGTCGAGCGTCAGGCTGATGCGGTCGACGGCCTTCAGCGTGCCGGCGGAGGTCGGGAATTCGACACTCAGATTCTCGATTTCGAGCAGCGGCATTGTTCTAGCGTTTCAGTTTGGGGTCGAGGGCGTCGCGCAAGCCATCGCCGAGCAGGTTGAAAGCGAGCACGGTGATCAGGATCGCCAGGCCCGGCAGCGTCACCACCCACCAGGCGCGCAGCACGAACTCCCGCGCATCGGCCAGCATCGTGCCCCATTCCGGCGTCGGCGGCTGCGCGCCCAGGCCGAGGAAGCCCAGCGCTGCGGCGTCCAGGATCGCTGTGGAGACGCCGAGCGTCGCCTGCACGATCAAGGGGGCGGTGCAGTTGGGCAGCACTTCGCTGAACATCAGTCGCAGGGTGCCTGCGCCGCTGACTTTGGCGGCGACGACATAGTCCTTCGAGGTCTCGGCGATGACGGCGGCGCGCGTGATCCGGACATAATGCGGCAGAACCACGATCGCGACGGCCAGCATCGCGTTCATCAAGCCCGGCCCCAGGATCGCGACGATGACGATGGCGAGCAGCAGGCTCGGCATCGTCAGCACGATGTCCATCAATCGCATGATGATGATTTCGGTGATGCCCTTGAAGAAGCCCGCGACCAGGCCGAGCACGATGCCCAGCGCCATGGCGAGCGCCACCACGGCGATGCCGATGACCAGCGAGAGGCGCGCGCCATAGAGCAGGCGCGAGAGAATGTCGCGGCCGATTGCGTCGGTGCCGAGCGGATAGCTCCACGAGCCGCCTTCCTGCCAGGCCGGCGGTTTCAGGAAGACAGCGTTGTTCGTCAGATAGGGCGAATGCGGCGCCAGCACCTCGGCGAAGACGGCCGCCAGCAGCACGAGGACGATGACGACGAGGCCTGCGACTGCGCCGCGATTGGCGCTGAAATAGCTCCAGAACTCGCGCAAGGGATGAGGCGGGGCGCCAGCATGGGCGGTCGCGCTCGGGGCTTCCAGGGTTTCGGCGGTCATGGTTCAGCGCCCCTCAACGTGCATGGCGGATGCGGGGGTTGATCAGACCGTAAAGCAGATCGACGAACAGATTGACGCTCATCACGACGACGCCGATCAAAAGCGTGCCGCCTTGCAGGATCGGGTAGTCGCGCCGGCTGATCGCTTCGATCAGCCATTTGCCGATGCCCGGCCAGGAGAAGATCGTCTCGGTCAGGATCGCGCCGGTGAACAGCACGCCGACCTGCAGGCCGATGACCGTGATGACCGGAATCAAGGCGTTGCGCAGGGCGTGCAGCGCGACGACGCGCAAAGGCGCCATGCCCTTTGCGCGCGCGGTGCGGATATAGTCCTCGCCGAGCACCTCCAGCATGGCCGAACGCGTCATGCGCGCGATCACGGCGAGCGGCACGGTGCCGAGCACGATCGAGGGCAGGACGAGATGCGACAGCGCCGATTTGAAGGCGTCCCAATCGCCCGCCAGCAGGCTGTCGACGGTGAGGAAACCGGTGACGGGCTCAATGTAATATTGAACCGCGATGCGGCCCGAGACCGGTGTGATGCCGAGCTGGACCGAGAATAGCAGGATCAGCAGCAGGCCCCACCAGAAGATCGGCATGGAATAGCCCGTCAGCGACAGGCCCATCACACCGTGGTCGAAGATGGAGTTTCGCTTGACCGCCGCGATGATGCCGGCGGGCAGCCCGATCGCCAGCGCGATGAAGATGGCGCAGAGCGCGAGCTCGATCGTCGCCGGGAAGAGCGCGTTGAATTCCGAGATCACGCTCTCGCGGGTGACGATCGACTTGCCGAGGTCGCCATGCAGCACGCGGTCGATATAGATGCCGTACTGGACCAGCAGCGGCCGGTCGAGGCCGAGCTCCTTGCGCAGTATCTCATGGCGCGTCGCGTCGATGCCGCGCTCGCCGGCCATGGTTTCGATCGGGTCGCCAGGCACGAGCCGGATCAGGAAGAAGGCCAGCATCGTGATGCCGATGAAAGTCGGGATCACGAGACTGACGCGTGTGAGGATGAAGCGAAGCATCGGAGCCCCAGTCTTGTCGGCCTGTTCGCCGCGTGAACCGATCGTCGCGACAGATTTTATTTGGTCCTGTTACAACAAGGTCGAGCGCGCCTGCAAATCCTGCCTGTGGATTAGGCAATCCGGGCGCGGCTTTGAGAGGCCCGCGCCCGGTTTTTCAAATCATTTCGCCAGCGAGACGCCGACGAAGGGCTGGCCGCCGAAGAAATGGATCT harbors:
- a CDS encoding ABC transporter permease subunit, translating into MLRFILTRVSLVIPTFIGITMLAFFLIRLVPGDPIETMAGERGIDATRHEILRKELGLDRPLLVQYGIYIDRVLHGDLGKSIVTRESVISEFNALFPATIELALCAIFIALAIGLPAGIIAAVKRNSIFDHGVMGLSLTGYSMPIFWWGLLLILLFSVQLGITPVSGRIAVQYYIEPVTGFLTVDSLLAGDWDAFKSALSHLVLPSIVLGTVPLAVIARMTRSAMLEVLGEDYIRTARAKGMAPLRVVALHALRNALIPVITVIGLQVGVLFTGAILTETIFSWPGIGKWLIEAISRRDYPILQGGTLLIGVVVMSVNLFVDLLYGLINPRIRHAR
- a CDS encoding ABC transporter permease subunit, which translates into the protein MTAETLEAPSATAHAGAPPHPLREFWSYFSANRGAVAGLVVIVLVLLAAVFAEVLAPHSPYLTNNAVFLKPPAWQEGGSWSYPLGTDAIGRDILSRLLYGARLSLVIGIAVVALAMALGIVLGLVAGFFKGITEIIIMRLMDIVLTMPSLLLAIVIVAILGPGLMNAMLAVAIVVLPHYVRITRAAVIAETSKDYVVAAKVSGAGTLRLMFSEVLPNCTAPLIVQATLGVSTAILDAAALGFLGLGAQPPTPEWGTMLADAREFVLRAWWVVTLPGLAILITVLAFNLLGDGLRDALDPKLKR